The following coding sequences lie in one Spinacia oleracea cultivar Varoflay chromosome 1, BTI_SOV_V1, whole genome shotgun sequence genomic window:
- the LOC110793760 gene encoding uncharacterized protein, with translation MGSNEDKKMKILCLHGFRTSGSFLNKQISKWDPSIFANFHLEFPDGLYPAGGKSDIEGFFPPPYYEWFQFNKEFTEYTNLEECISYLCEYITTKGPFDGLLGFSQGATLSALLIGYQSQGKVLKDHPPFKFFISVSGSKFRIPSICEVAYKEPNKVKSVHFIGEKDWLKLPSEDLAKAFRDPLIIRHPQGHTVPRLDEAATEQLLDWVKKLLVQTSQNGEARMEQQKTEEACEAAKEDHSLMEKMKQKEVEAVEPLNI, from the exons ATGGGAAGTAATGAAGATAAGAAGATGAAGATTCTTTGTCTCCATGGTTTCAGAACAAGTGGGAGTTTCTTAAACAAACAAATCAGCAAATGGGATCCTTCTATTTTTGCCAATTTTCATTTG GAATTTCCAGATGGTCTGTATCCCGCTGGTGGCAAATCAGACATAGAGGGATTCTTTCCACCTCCGTACTATGAATGGTTCCAGTTCAACAAG GAATTTACAGAGTATACTAACTTGGAAGAGTGCATCTCATACTTGTGTGAATACATCACCACTAAGGGACCTTTTGATGGTCTCCTGGGCTTTTCTCAG GGAGCAACATTGTCAGCTCTTCTAATTGGATACCAATCACAGGGGAAGGTGTTGAAGGATCATCCACCTTTCAAATTCTTCATATCAGTTTCTGGATCGAAGTTCCGGATTCCAAGCATTTGTGAAGTTGCCTACAAAGAACCTAACAAGGTTAAATCAGTTCACTTTATTGGAGAAAAGGATTGGTTAAAGCTTCCCTCTGAGGATCTTGCTAAGGCTTTTCGGGATCCTCTTATTATAAGGCACCCTCAAGGCCACACTGTCCCAAGACTAG ATGAGGCAGCAACTGAGCAGTTGCTTGATTGGGTGAAAAAGCTGTTGGTCCAGACAAGTCAAAATGGGGAAGCACGGATGGAACAACAGAAGACAGAAGAGGCCTGTGAAGCTGCAAAAGAAGATCATAGTTTAATGGAGAAGATGAAGCAAAAAGAAGTGGAAGCTGTAGAACCCTTGAATATTTGA
- the LOC130463087 gene encoding uncharacterized protein, with protein MKRKQGAKGLMAIKIDFKKAYDRLRWAFIRDTLMQINLSLLLVSTIMECVTSTSLKVLWNGESSESFLPSRGIRQGDQLSPYLFVICMERLYQTIEEAIILKRWRPIRACRDGPVLSNLFFTNDIILFAEASMDQAIVIQEYLERFCMASGQKVSLPKSRVFFSNNVCEDNRNAIYTTLGMDSTMNLGLHLGMPTLSSRITKEKFSHLCEKIDRRLVGWKTKYLSLTGRITLAKSTISSMAFYSMQTEKLPLAICDEIDKRTRWFIWGGSETKRATHLLAWEVLQNPREFGGIRIRSASQANAAFLTKLGWRVLTETNSLCSRVLRAKYCNGRCDVDMFNAKPGMSNV; from the coding sequence ATGAAGAGAAAACAAGGCGCTAAGGGTTTAATGGCCatcaaaattgatttcaaaaAAGCATATGATAGGCTTCGGTGGGCTTTCATTCGAGATACTCTTATGCAAATAAATTTGTCGTTGTTGCTCGTCAGTACTATTATGGAGTGTGTTACTTCGACTTCACTCAAAGTCCTATGGAACGGGGAATCATCGGAAAGTTTTCTACCTTCTAGGGGAATCCGACAAGGAGACCAATTATCCCCATACCTTTTTGTCATATGCATGGAACGTCTATATCAGACGATAGAGGAAGCTATTATTCTTAAACGTTGGAGACCTATTCGTGCGTGTCGAGATGGTCCGGTTCTTTCAAACCTCTTTTTCACAAATGACATTATCCTCTTTGCAGAGGCCTCGATGGACCAGGCAATAGTAATTCAAGAGTACCTCGAGAGATTCTGTATGGCTTCAGGTCAAAAAGTGAGCTTACCAAAGTCAAGGGTCTTCTTCTCTAACAATGTTTGTGAAGACAATCGAAATGCTATCTATACGACGCTGGGTATGGATTCTACTATGAATTTGGGTCTACACCTTGGTATGCCCACACTGTCAAGTCGTATAACTAAAGAAAAGTTCAGCCATCTATGTGAAAAGATCGATCGTCGGCTTGTAGGATGGAAAACTAAGTACCTATCCCTTACGGGACGTATCACCTTGGCCAAGTCGACTATCTCATCAATGGCTTTTTATTCTATGCAAACGGAAAAGCTACCTTTGGCTATTTGCGACGAAATAGACAAGCGAACAAGATGGTTCATATGGGGAGGTTCTGAGACCAAACGAGCTACCCACTTGTTGGCATGGGAAGTTCTACAGAACCCTAGGGAGTTTGGAGGCATTAGGATTCGCTCGGCCAGCCAAGCGAATGCTGCATTTCTAACCAAATTGGGTTGGAGAGTTCTAACGGAGACAAATTCTCTGTGTTCTAGAGTGTTACGTGCTAAATATTGCAATGGTCGTTGCGACGTGGACATGTTCAATGCTAAGCCAGGGATGTCGAATGTATAG
- the LOC110793761 gene encoding mediator of RNA polymerase II transcription subunit 6 yields the protein MAGTPMPGNPNMDGNPPPMPPPPGTDMTGMCFRDQLWLNTYPIDRNLVFDYFALSPFYDHTCNNEQLRMNSIHPLDVSHLSKMMGIEYMLYEVVEPNLFVLRMQKRDSPEKVTPMLTYYVLDGSIYQAPQLCSVFSARIGRALYYIQRGFSTAASKLEKIGYDSESDDANDDSAATKETIDLRELKRVDHILASLQRKLQPAPPPPPFPEGYTPSQPTEVEQGSETQQGTEQQQPPPVDPIIDQGPAKRMKYD from the exons ATGGCAGGAACACCAATGCCGGGAAATCCTAATATGGACGGTAATCCGCCGCCAATGCCGCCTCCGCCGGGAACTGACATGACCGGGATGTGCTTCAGAGATCAACTATGGCTTAACACTTACCCTATCGATCGCAATCTTGTTTTCGATTACTTCGCTTTGTCTCCCTTTTACGATCATACTTGCAACAATGAGCAGTTGAGAATGAATTCAATTCATCCCCTTGATGTCTCTCATCTTTC GAAGATGATGGGCATCGAGTACATGCTATATGAAGTTGTAGAGCCTAATTTGTTTGTCCTTCGTATGCAAAAGAGGGATAGTCCTGAGAAAGTAACGCCAATGCTGACTTACTATGTATTGGATGGTTCCATCTATCAAGCCCCACAGCTTTGCAGTGTTTTTTCTGCAAGAATT GGGCGTGCTTTATATTACATACAGAGGGGATTCTCAACTGCTGCTTCCAAGTTAGAGAAGATTGGATATG ACAGTGAAAGTGATGATGCAAATGATGATTCGGCAGCCACTAAAGAGACTATTGATCTCAGAGAACTAAAAAGAGTAGATCACATTCTTGCTTCCTTGCAGCGTAAG TTACAACCAGCCCCTCCACCACCCCCATTTCCAGAGGGCTATACTCCATCTCAGCCTACAGAAGTAGAACAAGGCTCAGAAACCCAGCAAGGGACGGAACAACAGCAGCCTCCTCCTGTTGATCCCATCATTGACCAGGGGCCAGCTAAAAGAATGAAATATGATTGA